Proteins from one Amycolatopsis endophytica genomic window:
- a CDS encoding aldo/keto reductase has translation MSLPTAPLGDTGMDLTRVGFGAWAIGGGDWAAGWGSQDDDESISAIRHAVDQGINWIDTAAVYGLGRSEEVVARALAGMPESDRPYIFTKCGLVWDQQNRRAAPERIMSAASVRREVEDSLRRLDVERIDLYQVHWPAEDGTALEDYWQTMVDLRDEGKVRAVGLSNHDLAQLEIAEKVGHVDSLQPPFSAIKREAAAELAWCAQHATGAIVYSPMQSGLLTGAFTEERVAALPEDDHRRENPEFTTNLAANLALATALEPIAQRHGVSAGAVAVAWTLAWPGVTAAIVGARRPEQVDGWLPAATLTLTAEDLDTIAQAIVRTGAGSGPDRP, from the coding sequence TTGTCCTTGCCAACGGCACCCCTCGGCGACACCGGGATGGATCTGACCCGCGTAGGCTTCGGCGCCTGGGCGATCGGTGGCGGTGACTGGGCCGCCGGCTGGGGGTCCCAGGACGACGACGAGTCGATCTCGGCGATCCGGCACGCGGTCGACCAGGGGATCAACTGGATCGACACCGCCGCGGTCTACGGGCTCGGACGATCAGAGGAGGTCGTCGCTCGTGCATTGGCCGGAATGCCGGAATCCGATCGGCCGTACATCTTCACCAAGTGCGGCTTGGTCTGGGACCAGCAAAACAGGCGAGCGGCACCCGAGCGGATCATGTCGGCAGCGAGTGTGCGACGGGAAGTCGAGGACTCGCTGCGCCGGCTGGACGTCGAGCGGATCGACCTCTACCAGGTGCACTGGCCCGCGGAGGACGGAACCGCCCTCGAGGACTACTGGCAGACGATGGTCGACCTGCGCGACGAGGGCAAGGTCCGGGCGGTCGGCCTGTCCAATCACGACCTCGCGCAGCTGGAGATCGCCGAGAAGGTGGGGCACGTCGACTCGCTGCAGCCACCGTTCTCAGCCATCAAACGAGAAGCGGCCGCGGAGCTGGCGTGGTGCGCACAGCATGCCACCGGGGCCATCGTCTACTCCCCCATGCAGTCCGGGCTGCTCACCGGCGCGTTCACGGAAGAGCGCGTCGCAGCCCTGCCCGAGGACGACCACCGCCGGGAGAACCCGGAGTTCACGACCAACCTGGCCGCGAATCTCGCGCTGGCCACCGCGCTGGAACCGATCGCGCAGCGGCACGGTGTGTCGGCCGGAGCTGTCGCTGTCGCCTGGACACTGGCCTGGCCTGGTGTCACCGCCGCGATCGTCGGAGCACGCAGGCCGGAGCAGGTGGACGGTTGGCTGCCCGCGGCGACCCTCACCCTGACCGCTGAGGACCTGGACACCATCGCCCAGGCGATCGTCCGGACCGGTGCCGGATCCGGTCCCGACCGGCCATGA
- a CDS encoding LysR family transcriptional regulator yields MELRHLEYFVAVAEERHFTRAARRLMVSQSGLSASIRTLERELGGPLFVRSTRRVELTEIGRAVLTDARRAIAGAEAAKQAAAEVQGLVRGVLAVGTEQCIGVVDVPGALAKLHAAHPRIEIRLRHSGSADLMRELVAGQLDVAFVAGDEPVQDSVRTVPLAAEPMVLLTGPRHPLATVDVPAWSELSAETFVDFHRDWSIRQVTDHAFAEQGLTRRVALEVNDVHSLLDLVRCELGVAIVPRPVAMKDKAAGLVSRPLPGEVLWRVSLAVGDGAHASPAARAFCALCGALTAE; encoded by the coding sequence ATGGAGCTGCGTCATCTCGAGTACTTCGTGGCGGTCGCCGAGGAACGGCACTTCACCCGCGCAGCGCGCCGGCTCATGGTGTCCCAGTCCGGCTTGTCCGCCTCGATCCGGACGTTGGAACGCGAACTGGGAGGACCGCTGTTCGTCCGTTCCACGCGACGTGTCGAACTCACCGAGATCGGTCGCGCGGTCCTCACCGACGCGCGGCGCGCCATCGCGGGCGCCGAGGCGGCGAAGCAGGCCGCCGCGGAGGTCCAGGGACTTGTCAGAGGCGTGCTGGCGGTCGGGACCGAGCAGTGCATCGGCGTCGTGGACGTCCCCGGGGCCCTCGCGAAGCTCCACGCGGCACACCCTCGCATCGAGATCCGGCTCCGGCACAGCGGGTCGGCCGATTTGATGCGAGAGCTCGTCGCCGGGCAGCTCGACGTGGCTTTCGTCGCGGGGGACGAGCCGGTTCAGGACAGCGTGCGCACGGTGCCCCTGGCGGCCGAACCGATGGTTCTGCTGACCGGGCCGCGGCATCCGCTGGCAACCGTCGACGTACCGGCCTGGTCGGAGTTGTCCGCCGAGACCTTTGTGGACTTCCATCGTGACTGGAGTATCCGCCAGGTGACGGATCACGCCTTTGCGGAGCAGGGACTCACTCGTCGCGTGGCTTTGGAGGTCAACGACGTGCACAGCCTGCTGGATCTGGTCCGGTGCGAATTGGGTGTGGCGATCGTGCCGCGGCCGGTGGCGATGAAGGACAAGGCAGCGGGCCTGGTGTCGCGACCGCTGCCGGGCGAGGTGCTGTGGCGGGTGTCGCTCGCTGTCGGCGATGGTGCGCACGCGAGTCCGGCGGCCCGGGCGTTCTGCGCGCTCTGCGGTGCGCTCACCGCCGAGTGA